The sequence TCTTCGCCTGAAGGCGAGGGTTTTTCTCCCAATCCCCGAGGGGGACAATAAAAAGGGGATTATCGAATGGAAACCAAAAAGTTCATCTACTACAAAGACGAAGATATGTGGATAGGCTGGCTTGAAGAGTATCCTGACTACCGAACGCAGGGGAAAACACTCGAAGAACTGAAAGAAAATCTGCGGGATATATACGCTGATCTTAGTAGCGATGCCATTCCGTATGTTCACCGTGTCGGAGATCTCGCTGTCGCATGAAACGGACCAAACTGATCAGAGCGATCGAGGAAATGTATTGAAAATGGCGACAGCGACCATTTATTTAGAGGTTAACACCCAAAGGCTTCGCCCTTCTCAAGCACTCGAACCGTTGGGTGCAATGGCTGACCCATGAGGACAGGATGATTCCCAGAGTATACATCGATACCTCCGTCATTGGAGGGTACTGGGATGAAGAGTTTCAGGAGCATTCAGAATGCCTTTTCGCAGATTTCGAAGCAGATCGGTTCCGGGCGGTGATCTCCAATATCACAATTGCAGAAGTGCTCCAGGCCCCTTGAGGATGTGCGTGCTCTTTTGGGGCAACCGGCTCTTCAAAAGTTGGACGAGGAGGCAGTTTCGCTCGCAGAGGTTTATATCCAAGAGGGTGTAATAGGTGATGCCCATCGCGTAGACGCGCAGCATATTGCCATTGCGACCGTCCAACGAGTTGATATATTGGTGAGCTGGAACTTTCAGCACATTGTGAAGTGGAGCCGGATTCGCACCTTCAATGCCGTGAATTTGAAGCGTGGTTATCCACAATTGGAAATCCGGTCTCCACGGAAGGTTTACTATTATGAAGAAGGATAATATCTTCGATGCGGTCAAGATGATGCGGGATATCCGCGATCGGATGAGTGAGGAAATGAAGGGGATGACCCCGAAACAGCAGATCGAGTACATTGAGAGGAAATCTGGACTTCGAAGAGAAGGGAAGAAGCGAACGGTCACTGCGTCTAACAGCGGTTAAAAGGCTTTGTTTCACTTTGCTCAAATTGCCTTAGGCAACTTCTTTTAGCCTTGAACGTTGCCCGCAACGGCAGATAACACAGCGGATAAAAGGAAAATCAAAGATTTCCCCCAAATTGCTTTCAGCAACTTCTTTTATCCACAAAACTATTCTTACCCGGAATTTTCCTTAAAGAAAAACACTACATACAAACACGGACAAAACACAATGTTTGTCAGGGTTGCCATTAATATCCCGTCGGAGAAGACCTTTTTATATGCCGTCCCTGAAGCCCTAAAAAAGGAAATCACCACGGGTAAACGGGTTTTCATCCCCTTCGGAAAGAAAAGGCTGACCGGCTACGTCATAGAAAAAACATCCGCTGCCACCTGTGAAGATATTGATCTCAGAGAGATTATCTCCATCTTGGATCCTGAACCCCTCTTCAATGAAGATGACCTAAGTTTTTACCAGTGGGTATCCCAATACTATATCCATCCCCTCGGTAAAACACTGGCCGAGATCCTGCCCGGAGGTGAAGTTGTCCTGAAAAAAGAAAAGATCATCGCCCTGCACCCGGAAAACACACCACCCATAAAGTTGACGGGAAAACAGGACAGACTGATCAATTTTCTCAGGTTGCGCGGTAAGGCGGCCCCCCTCACCATCATAAGTCAAACTTTCAAGAATGCCTCCTCTCTGATCAGGAGCCTGGAAAAAAAGGGAATTGTCTTAGTATCCGAAAAAGAGGTCTGGCGATCCGCCGGCATAACTTCTGATATCGGTAAAAATGACCGGCATATCGTCCTGAACGATAACCAGAAAACAGCCCTTGAGGAGATCATGAAAGGCATCTCCTCCGGCCGATTTTCCACCTATCTTCTCCACGGCGTGACGGGAAGCGGCAAGACAGAAGTGTATCTCAAAGCCATGGAAGAAACGCTCCGGTTAAAGGGAGGGGTGATCTTCCTCGTCCCGGAAATAGCCCTCACACCTCAACTGCTGGGTCGTTTTAACGGGAGGTTTCAGGACCACGAGATCGCAGTGCTCCACAGCGGTATATCAAGGAATGTCCGGTATGACCAGTGGCGACGGATACAACGGGGAGAGGTCAGTGTGGTTGCGGGTGCCCGCTCCGCCCTGTTTGCACCGGTGAGGAATTTAAAGTTGATCATCGTGGACGAAGAGCATGACACCTCCTACAAACAGGAGGACCGGCTGAGGTACAACGCCAGGGACTTGGCTATCGTAAAGGCAAAACTAAATTCTGCCGTTGTTATCCTTGGCTCTGCCACACCGGAAATCCAGAGCTATTTTAATGCGAGGATAAAAAAATATAACTACCTCTCGTTGCCTGAAAGGGTGGAAAACAGACCGCTGCCGCAGGTGGATGTCGTTGATATGAAGGGGGAAAGAGATGAAAGAGGAAAAGTGCCTCTCCTGTCCCGGTCTCTGAAAGATGCGATTCATGATGCTATCAAAGGGGAAAAACAGACACTCCTGTTTTTAAACAGGCGGGGTTATAGTACCTTTATGCTCTGTTTTGACTGCGGCCATGTCTTTAAATGCCCGAATTGCGCTGTGTCTATGACATACCACGCCCACCCCGGTGTTCTGCAATGTCATTACTGTGATTATGCAATCAAGGCCCCTCCCCTCTGTCCCGGCTGTCACGGTAGCCGCATCTCCAGTTACGGTGTGGGAACGGAAAGGGTAGAGGAGGAGGTAAAAAACATCTTCCCCCACGCCCGCATCGGGAGGATGGACAGCGATACAACGGCCCGGAAGGGGGCCTATGAGAGGATACTTTCAGCCCTCCACAGGCAGGATATAAACATTCTCGTCGGTACACAGATGATTACCAAGGGACATGACTTTCCGGCTATCACCCTTGTCGGTGTTGTATCGGCCGATACATCCCTGAATATCCCCGATTTCAGGGCTGCGGAGAGGACCTTTCAAATACTCACCCAGGTCTCAGGAAGGGGTGGACGGGGTGATTCACCCGGAAGGGTGATTGTTCAAACCTTCAATCCCGATCACTATGCCATCAGAAGGGCAAAAGATCATGATTTTACCGGATTTTACGAAGATGAACTCCCCCTGAGGCAGGTTCTTCTCTATCCCCCTTTCTCCCGTATCGTTGTCCTGCACATCCAGAGTCTAAAAAAAGAGCAGGGCATAAAGGGTATCGAAAACCTCAGGAAAACCGTGAGAGATCTTTCTAAGATCAACAATTTAGCGGGGAAAGTAGAGGTCATCGGCCCGGCAGAGGCCCCCATCGCCAGGATCAGGGGGAGGTACCGGTGGCAGCTCCTTTTGAAGGCTAAGGATATCGGGATACTTCATACCCTGACCAAGGATCTACTGACAAGATCCAGGAGAGGCGGTTTAGATGTCAAGGTGGATGTGGATCCGGTAAACTTCATGTAGAAGAGAAGATAAAAATGTTGACGATGAAAAAAACGCCCCGGCTCATAGCCGTGGAAATTTTGAACCGCATAGAAGAAACCGGCGCCTTTGCCGAACCTCTTTTAGATGCATTCCTCTCTGATTTTCCGGATAATCTCCCTGACAGGAAACTCCTTACCAATATTGTTTACGGCACCCTGAGGATGAGAGGTCGCGTAGACTGGATTATAGGACAACTCTACCGGGGTGATCTCGCGGATATGGAGACAGGTTTAAAAAATATCCTGAGAACGGGACTATACCAGATTATGTTCACCGACAGGATCCCGGGGTTTGCCATCGTGGACGAAGCTGTCAAGATAGCCAAAAGCTTACATCCAGCAAGGTCGGGATTGGTAAATGCCGTTTTGAGAAATGTCATCCGTAAGAGGGACAAGCTCATATACCCCGGAAGGGAGGAGGACCCATCTCTCTACATCTCCCTTGTTCATTCACATCCTCTCTGGCTCGTGAAGAAATGGATAGAAATGTTCGGTACTGACCGGACCATGGCGCTCTGCGCGGCAAACAACGAGATACCCCCTCTCACCTTGAGGGTAAACAGATGGAAAACAACACGGGACAAAGTGATCGGAGAGATGCGCCATGACGGACTTGACGTAAGGGCAACCGAGTTTTCCCCTGACGGGGTGATACTATCAAATCCCCACATACCGCCGAGGGAGATACCCTGTTATCAAAAGGGTCTGATCTCAGTACAGGATGAGGCCTCCCAGTTGATCGCCCATCTCGTCGCCCCGAAGGCGGAAGAGACCATACTTGATGTCTGCGCCGGCGTGGGGGGAAAGACCACCCATCTTGCTGAAATTATGGGTAATCAGGGCAGCATACTGGCCCTTGATATAAGAGGCCAGAAGGTTGCATCGTTACGGGATACAACAAAAAGATTAGGGATTACCATCGTGGATACCATGATAGGCGATGCTACTTATGATCTGGGAGATGCCTTCCGGGAGAAATTCGACAGGGTTCTCGTTGATGCACCCTGTTCCGGTCTCGGTACCCTGAGAAGGAATCCGGAAATAAAATGGCGTATTTCCCCGGAAGATGTTAAAAACCTTGCATCTCTTCAGAAATGCCTGTTAAAAAGCGCTGCCCCCTGTGTAAAAAAGGGTGAGACTCTCGTTTACAGTACCTGTACCCTCATGCCTGAGGAAAACGAAAATGTCATCGAGGATTTTCTCAGCTATCACGAAGATTTTCGCTGCCTGCAACCACCGGGTGCAATTAGCGGACGAATGGTTGATGATAGAGGATTTTTCCGGACCGATCCGCATCACCACGGAACAGACGGTTTCTTTGCTGCTGTACTCGAAAAAAAGCGGGGGACGGAACAACTGACCAGAAAGGGGTGAAATAAATTGACTCCAGAGAGCCAAAATGGTAGGGGCATGGTAAAAGAATTCAGACGGAGGTTGGTATGTTTTTGAAACAGATGGAGGTCGGTCAGCTGGCGGTATTTGCCTACATTGTCGGCGACCAGGAAAGCGGAGAAGGATTAGTCATTGATCCCGCGGGGAATGTTGATAGTATCATCGCCACAGCCAATAAAAACAATATTAAAATCAAATATATCGTCAACACCCACGGCCATGTGGATCATACATCGGGCAATAAAGAAATGAAAGAAAAGACAGGGGCACCAATTATCATCTATGAGGGTGACGCTAAAATGCTTGTCTCCACACCGGCCATGATCCTCGCCATGTTTGGGGCAGAGCAATCCCCACCAGCCGATATTATCGTTAAAAACGGAGATTACATTACCGTGGGAAAGGTCTCTCTAAAGGTCATCCATACCCCCGGGCACTCCCCGGGAGGCATTGCCCTCTACGCAGATGGATATGTCTTCACCGGTGATACCCTCTTTGTGGAGGCCGTGGGAAGAACAGATATTCCGGGAGGTTCATGGGATGTGATGTTTCGCTCCATCCATGACAAGCTGCTTACACTACCTGAGGAAACGATGGTACTACCGGGACATAACTACGGAAGGATGCCGACCTCAACAATTGAACATGAAAAAAGATACAACCCCTTTTTAAGATAGAAGAGGCAAGAAATAGGCAATGAATAAACCAGTTTTGATGGAGACAAACTTTGAAGGGTTAAAATTATTTGCCAGGGGAAAGGTTCGTGATATTTATGAATTGGACCATTACCTCCTTATTGTAGCCACCGACAGGATCTCCGCCTTTGACGTGATTATGAGGAATCCCATTCCGGGGAAAGGGGAGATTCTTACCCGCATGTCTGTCTTCTGGTTTAGAAAGATGGAAGATATCATTGGAAATCACCTTGTTTCCGTGGATCCTCTTGCATTTCCCGGTAAATGCGCTCCTTACAGAGAATGCCTGCGGGAAAGAAGCATGCTGGTAAAAAAAGCAAAGCCCATTCCCGTGGAATGCATCGTAAGAGGATACCTGAGCGGCTCAGCCTGGGAAGACTATTGCCGGCATAGAACCGTCTCCGGTATCAGGCTCCCCGATGGATTAAAGGAGTCCTCCAGACTTCCCGAGCCACTGTTTACCCCCTCCACTAAGGCCCCGGAGGGGGAGCACGATATGCTCATCACCAGAGACGATATGGAAGATATTATCGGTTGCGGGCTTACAGAGAGGATTGTTGAAACCAGTCTCGCTATTTATAAGCGGGCAGCGAGAATTGCCGCTGAAGCGGGAATCATCATCGCGGATACCAAGATGGAAATGGGCATTGTTGAGGATGAGACGATTATCATTGATGAACTGCTTACCCCTGATTCCTCAAGATTCTGGCCCGTAGACGATTACAGGGAAGGAAGGTCGCAGAAAAGTTTCGACAAGCAATTCCTGAGAGACTATCTTCTCTCCCTCAAATGGAACCAGAAACCACCTGCCCCGGAACTCCCCAACGAAATCATTGAAAAGACCAGGGAAAAATATGAGGAAGCCCTGAATCGCCTCGTAAGGCTTCCGGTCAGGTAAATATACAAACCTTGACACGGGAAGAGGAGGTTATTATTTTGGGGGTAGGGGTTATCTGTTGGTTAAAAATTGAAAAAGATCAGAGAAATCATTGCCGCGGAGGAAAATAGGAAAGTTGCATGAAACGTTGTTACTATGAAGTCCTTGGTGTACAGAGAGATGCCTCGGAAGATGAGATAAAAAGAAACTACAGAAAATTGGCCATGCAGTGCCACCCGGATAGAAACCCGGGAGATAAAAAAGCGGAGGAGAGCTTCAAGGAAGCGGCGGAGGCCTACGCGGTCTTAATGGACAGAGAAAAACGAGAGATCTACGACCGGTACGGCCATGAAGGGTTAAGTGGAGCCGGATTTAAGGGATTTTCAGGATTCGAAGACATATTTTCCAGTTTCAGCACTATCTTTGAAGACGTCTTCGAGTTTGGCAGCTTCCGGTCAAGATCAAAAACAGCTCCACGTGACGGGGCTGATCTCCGTTATGATCTTCGTATATCATTTATGGACGCCACTTTTGGTACCTCCACTTCTATAGAAGTAGAAAAATATGAGAGGTGTCAAAATTGTGGGGGCACTGGCGCTACACCAGGGAAGGCTCCCGAGACCTGCCACCGTTGCCAGGGAAGGGGTCAGGTGATCCAAACCAGTGGATTCTTCCGTATAAGCACCACATGCCCCCAGTGCCGGGGCCAGGGTAGGGTCATCACCGATCCATGCAAGGTATGTAAAGGAATGGGCATGGCAAAATGCGCAAAAACCGTTCATCTCAAGATACCTGCCGGGGTAGATACCGGTTCACGCCTGAGATTGCGGGGTGAGGGAGAACAGGGTGCAATCGGGGGGGCAAATGGCGATCTCTATGTCTTTATTCAGGTAGAACCCCACGAATTTTTCACAAGAAAAGATGATGATGTCTACTGCCAGATTCCCATTTCCTTTGTTCAGGCAGCCCTGGGGGCAAGCATATCGGTACCCACCTTAAACGGTTCTGAAGAGTTAAAGATTCCGAGAGGAACCCAGAGTGGCAAGATGTTTCGTCTGAAAGGAAAAGGTGTCCCTCATCTGAAGGGATTCGGGCGAGGAGATCAGATCATTGAGACGGTGGTTACGATACCCACCAGTCTGACCAGGAAACAGGAGGAACTCCTCAGAGAATTTGCTAAACTAAACGGCGAGTAACACCAGACAATGGGCAATTCATCTACTAAATTTACATGGAGGGGGAAGATTATGCTAAGGAGAGAAAACTGGTTTTTATTTTTGTTTATGGGTATTTTTCTCGTTTCCGGTTGCGCGGCCCTGGCGGTTGGTGGTGCCGCAGTGGGCGCAGGTTCGGGAACCTACCTTTATATCAATGGGGAGTTGAAGACAGACTATTACTTTTCCTTTGAAAAGGTATGGACTGCCTGTGAAAAAACCGTGGCAGACATGCGTGGTGTGAATGTTGTGCCGTACAAGGAGATCGGCAGGGGAACCATCTCTGCTACCATTAACGACGAAAAGGTTCAGTTCACGGTCAGGTATAAGGCAAAAGATGTCACCACCGTAGCTATACG comes from Syntrophales bacterium and encodes:
- a CDS encoding DUF3568 family protein produces the protein MLRRENWFLFLFMGIFLVSGCAALAVGGAAVGAGSGTYLYINGELKTDYYFSFEKVWTACEKTVADMRGVNVVPYKEIGRGTISATINDEKVQFTVRYKAKDVTTVAIRVGLLGNKLSSQLLHDKISDNLSPKSYN
- the dnaJ gene encoding molecular chaperone DnaJ — protein: MKRCYYEVLGVQRDASEDEIKRNYRKLAMQCHPDRNPGDKKAEESFKEAAEAYAVLMDREKREIYDRYGHEGLSGAGFKGFSGFEDIFSSFSTIFEDVFEFGSFRSRSKTAPRDGADLRYDLRISFMDATFGTSTSIEVEKYERCQNCGGTGATPGKAPETCHRCQGRGQVIQTSGFFRISTTCPQCRGQGRVITDPCKVCKGMGMAKCAKTVHLKIPAGVDTGSRLRLRGEGEQGAIGGANGDLYVFIQVEPHEFFTRKDDDVYCQIPISFVQAALGASISVPTLNGSEELKIPRGTQSGKMFRLKGKGVPHLKGFGRGDQIIETVVTIPTSLTRKQEELLREFAKLNGE
- the priA gene encoding primosomal protein N', which produces MFVRVAINIPSEKTFLYAVPEALKKEITTGKRVFIPFGKKRLTGYVIEKTSAATCEDIDLREIISILDPEPLFNEDDLSFYQWVSQYYIHPLGKTLAEILPGGEVVLKKEKIIALHPENTPPIKLTGKQDRLINFLRLRGKAAPLTIISQTFKNASSLIRSLEKKGIVLVSEKEVWRSAGITSDIGKNDRHIVLNDNQKTALEEIMKGISSGRFSTYLLHGVTGSGKTEVYLKAMEETLRLKGGVIFLVPEIALTPQLLGRFNGRFQDHEIAVLHSGISRNVRYDQWRRIQRGEVSVVAGARSALFAPVRNLKLIIVDEEHDTSYKQEDRLRYNARDLAIVKAKLNSAVVILGSATPEIQSYFNARIKKYNYLSLPERVENRPLPQVDVVDMKGERDERGKVPLLSRSLKDAIHDAIKGEKQTLLFLNRRGYSTFMLCFDCGHVFKCPNCAVSMTYHAHPGVLQCHYCDYAIKAPPLCPGCHGSRISSYGVGTERVEEEVKNIFPHARIGRMDSDTTARKGAYERILSALHRQDINILVGTQMITKGHDFPAITLVGVVSADTSLNIPDFRAAERTFQILTQVSGRGGRGDSPGRVIVQTFNPDHYAIRRAKDHDFTGFYEDELPLRQVLLYPPFSRIVVLHIQSLKKEQGIKGIENLRKTVRDLSKINNLAGKVEVIGPAEAPIARIRGRYRWQLLLKAKDIGILHTLTKDLLTRSRRGGLDVKVDVDPVNFM
- the rsmB gene encoding 16S rRNA (cytosine(967)-C(5))-methyltransferase RsmB is translated as MLTMKKTPRLIAVEILNRIEETGAFAEPLLDAFLSDFPDNLPDRKLLTNIVYGTLRMRGRVDWIIGQLYRGDLADMETGLKNILRTGLYQIMFTDRIPGFAIVDEAVKIAKSLHPARSGLVNAVLRNVIRKRDKLIYPGREEDPSLYISLVHSHPLWLVKKWIEMFGTDRTMALCAANNEIPPLTLRVNRWKTTRDKVIGEMRHDGLDVRATEFSPDGVILSNPHIPPREIPCYQKGLISVQDEASQLIAHLVAPKAEETILDVCAGVGGKTTHLAEIMGNQGSILALDIRGQKVASLRDTTKRLGITIVDTMIGDATYDLGDAFREKFDRVLVDAPCSGLGTLRRNPEIKWRISPEDVKNLASLQKCLLKSAAPCVKKGETLVYSTCTLMPEENENVIEDFLSYHEDFRCLQPPGAISGRMVDDRGFFRTDPHHHGTDGFFAAVLEKKRGTEQLTRKG
- a CDS encoding phosphoribosylaminoimidazolesuccinocarboxamide synthase yields the protein MNKPVLMETNFEGLKLFARGKVRDIYELDHYLLIVATDRISAFDVIMRNPIPGKGEILTRMSVFWFRKMEDIIGNHLVSVDPLAFPGKCAPYRECLRERSMLVKKAKPIPVECIVRGYLSGSAWEDYCRHRTVSGIRLPDGLKESSRLPEPLFTPSTKAPEGEHDMLITRDDMEDIIGCGLTERIVETSLAIYKRAARIAAEAGIIIADTKMEMGIVEDETIIIDELLTPDSSRFWPVDDYREGRSQKSFDKQFLRDYLLSLKWNQKPPAPELPNEIIEKTREKYEEALNRLVRLPVR
- a CDS encoding MBL fold metallo-hydrolase, which gives rise to MFLKQMEVGQLAVFAYIVGDQESGEGLVIDPAGNVDSIIATANKNNIKIKYIVNTHGHVDHTSGNKEMKEKTGAPIIIYEGDAKMLVSTPAMILAMFGAEQSPPADIIVKNGDYITVGKVSLKVIHTPGHSPGGIALYADGYVFTGDTLFVEAVGRTDIPGGSWDVMFRSIHDKLLTLPEETMVLPGHNYGRMPTSTIEHEKRYNPFLR